The following proteins are co-located in the Spirosoma montaniterrae genome:
- the kdpA gene encoding potassium-transporting ATPase subunit KdpA: MINEFLGVALMYGLTVLLAIPLGKYLANVFADKPNALDFMKPVERLIYRIGGVDPTRDMHWKENLVALLTINLVWFVLAFVLLLTQGNLPLNPDGNPSMSPDLAFNTAISFLVNCNLQHYSGETGLTYLTQLGVITFLQFVSAATGIAALVLIFRHFLPQTTDRSGNFYTFFVKSITRLLLPLSLVMGLILAFNGTPASFEGKDTIVTMQGDTVGVSRGPAAGMIAIKHLGTNGGGWFGVNSAHPLENPNYLTNIVEMVAQVLIPIALVFALGFYINRRKFAWVVYGVMTVGMLLLLIPTIWSELNGNPAIAQMGVAQPTGAMEGKEVRFGPLASAYWSIVTTIISTGSVNSMHDSSMPLSGAMQLLGMMTNAFYGGCGVGFLNYYIYLIIAVFISGLMVGRTPEFFGRKVEAREMKIASLIAILHPFLILVGTALASYVSVTMPDADWAVKPANWLNNSGFHGFSEMLYEFTSSAANNGSGFEGLGDNNVFWNVTTGFVLILGRFLPIIGPLAIAGLLSQKKFVPESAGTLPTDTGTFGLMTFAVIFIIAALAFFPALALGPLAEFFSLR; this comes from the coding sequence ATGATAAATGAATTTTTAGGCGTCGCGCTTATGTACGGCCTGACCGTGCTGCTGGCGATTCCGCTGGGTAAGTACCTCGCCAACGTCTTCGCCGATAAGCCTAACGCCCTGGATTTTATGAAGCCGGTCGAACGGCTGATTTACCGCATCGGCGGTGTCGACCCAACCCGCGATATGCACTGGAAAGAGAACCTGGTAGCTTTGCTGACAATTAACCTTGTCTGGTTTGTGCTGGCGTTCGTGTTGCTGTTAACACAGGGCAATCTGCCGCTTAACCCCGATGGCAACCCGTCGATGTCGCCCGATCTGGCGTTTAACACGGCAATCAGCTTTCTGGTAAACTGCAATTTACAGCACTATTCGGGCGAGACGGGGCTGACGTATCTGACGCAACTGGGCGTTATCACGTTTCTGCAATTTGTGTCTGCCGCTACGGGCATTGCCGCGCTGGTGCTAATTTTTCGGCATTTTCTGCCGCAGACAACCGACCGGTCGGGTAACTTTTATACCTTTTTCGTGAAGTCGATAACCCGGTTATTGCTGCCGCTGTCGCTGGTAATGGGTTTGATTCTGGCGTTCAACGGCACCCCGGCCAGTTTTGAGGGTAAAGACACTATCGTTACCATGCAGGGCGACACTGTTGGTGTGTCGCGCGGGCCAGCGGCTGGTATGATTGCTATCAAGCACCTCGGCACGAATGGGGGTGGATGGTTTGGCGTCAACTCGGCGCACCCGCTCGAAAACCCCAACTACCTGACCAATATTGTTGAGATGGTTGCGCAGGTGTTGATTCCCATTGCGCTGGTGTTTGCGCTCGGTTTTTACATCAATCGGCGGAAATTCGCGTGGGTGGTATACGGCGTAATGACCGTTGGTATGTTGCTATTGCTGATACCAACTATCTGGTCTGAACTGAACGGCAACCCGGCCATCGCGCAGATGGGCGTTGCGCAGCCAACCGGGGCTATGGAAGGCAAGGAGGTGCGTTTTGGGCCGCTGGCGTCGGCCTACTGGAGCATCGTCACAACGATTATCTCAACCGGGTCGGTCAACTCCATGCACGACAGTTCGATGCCGTTATCGGGTGCCATGCAACTGCTGGGTATGATGACCAATGCTTTTTACGGCGGCTGTGGAGTTGGCTTTCTCAACTACTACATCTACCTGATTATTGCTGTATTTATTTCAGGGCTGATGGTGGGCCGGACGCCGGAGTTCTTTGGTCGGAAGGTAGAAGCGCGGGAGATGAAAATTGCTTCTCTGATTGCCATTCTGCACCCGTTCCTGATCCTGGTAGGGACTGCTCTGGCGTCTTATGTGTCCGTGACAATGCCCGATGCCGACTGGGCCGTTAAACCCGCCAACTGGCTTAACAACTCTGGATTCCACGGCTTTTCGGAGATGCTTTACGAATTCACCTCGTCGGCGGCTAACAATGGGTCTGGTTTTGAAGGCTTGGGCGATAATAACGTATTCTGGAACGTAACGACGGGGTTTGTGCTCATCCTGGGGCGGTTCCTGCCCATCATTGGCCCATTGGCTATTGCCGGGCTACTGTCGCAGAAAAAGTTTGTACCGGAAAGTGCCGGGACGCTACCGACGGACACGGGTACGTTCGGGCTGATGACCTTCGCCGTAATTTTCATCATTGCCGCGCTGGCATTTTTCCCGGCTCTGGCACTGGGTCCGCTGGCGGAGTTTTTCAGTCTGCGTTGA
- a CDS encoding KUP/HAK/KT family potassium transporter, which produces MNKHATAHLDKLTAAGLLVAVGIVFGDIGTSPLYTYRAIIEDRSVTETLALGGASAIFWTLTFQTTLKYVFITLRADNNGEGGIFSLYTLIRRYGKWLLFPAIAGGSFLIADSIITPPISVSSAIEGLLPLYPDLPTVPIVLAILLLLFVVQQAGTNKLGNAFGPIMVVWFTMIGVIGLAQVVQNPAVVRALNPYYAYNMIVNYPEGFWLLGGVFLCSTGAEALYSDMGHVGRKNVQISWVYVKVCLILCYLGQAAWLLQHLGKPLGNQSPFFGLIPGWFLLPSIGIATLATIIASQALISGTFTLVSEAFRLTLLPKMRIVFPSDARGQVYIPAFNWLLMAGCFAVVLYFRESKNMEAAFGLSVNLTMLMTTVLLAMYLYTRHINGFVVLVLLAIYLFIEGGFLVANLRKFTHGGWVSLLLGAIMMTVMLVWHFGSRIKRRLTRYVSLRDHLPILKQLSNDESIPKYATNLVYLTSSTDARQVEEHIIDSILEGQPKRADVYWLIHVELADDPYTTEYSIDILEPEEVVRITFRLGFRVQPRINLLFRKVVEEMVRCGEVKLFPKYRPLGTSPNFIGDFRFIVINRFLSYENDLTALDSFVMSSYFSLKRVSLADERAYGLDTQNVETEQVPLIVRPAEFVRLRRVTTSANEPTIN; this is translated from the coding sequence ATGAACAAACACGCAACTGCTCATTTGGATAAGCTTACGGCAGCCGGTTTACTGGTAGCTGTGGGTATTGTTTTCGGCGATATTGGTACGTCGCCCCTGTACACGTACCGCGCCATCATTGAAGATCGCTCCGTTACAGAAACGCTGGCTTTAGGCGGAGCCTCGGCTATTTTCTGGACGCTTACGTTCCAAACCACACTTAAGTACGTATTTATCACGTTGCGGGCCGACAACAACGGGGAAGGCGGCATTTTTTCGCTCTACACGCTCATTCGGCGATACGGTAAGTGGTTGCTGTTTCCGGCTATTGCAGGCGGCAGTTTTCTCATTGCCGACAGCATCATTACGCCCCCTATCTCGGTTTCGTCGGCTATTGAGGGACTGTTGCCATTATATCCCGATCTCCCAACAGTCCCTATCGTGCTGGCTATTTTACTGCTATTATTTGTGGTGCAGCAGGCTGGCACCAACAAACTTGGCAACGCTTTCGGACCGATTATGGTGGTTTGGTTCACCATGATTGGGGTAATTGGTCTGGCGCAGGTGGTGCAGAACCCGGCAGTGGTTCGCGCCCTAAACCCCTATTATGCTTACAACATGATTGTAAACTATCCCGAAGGTTTCTGGCTGCTGGGGGGGGTGTTTCTGTGTTCGACCGGAGCTGAAGCGTTATACTCTGATATGGGACACGTGGGGAGAAAGAACGTTCAGATATCCTGGGTTTATGTGAAAGTTTGCCTGATTCTGTGCTATTTAGGTCAGGCCGCCTGGCTGCTTCAGCATTTGGGGAAACCGTTAGGCAATCAAAGTCCGTTTTTCGGTTTGATACCGGGCTGGTTTCTCCTGCCCAGCATCGGCATTGCTACGTTGGCTACCATCATTGCAAGTCAGGCACTTATCAGCGGCACATTCACACTGGTTTCCGAAGCATTCCGACTAACGTTGTTGCCCAAAATGCGAATTGTGTTTCCGTCAGATGCACGCGGGCAAGTCTACATTCCGGCATTCAACTGGCTGCTGATGGCTGGCTGTTTCGCCGTAGTGCTCTATTTCCGCGAATCGAAAAATATGGAAGCAGCCTTTGGCTTGTCGGTCAACTTAACAATGCTTATGACCACCGTGCTACTGGCGATGTATCTGTATACCCGCCACATCAACGGATTTGTGGTGCTGGTTCTGCTGGCAATCTATTTATTCATTGAAGGGGGTTTTCTGGTTGCCAACCTGCGGAAATTTACGCACGGCGGCTGGGTGTCGCTCTTATTGGGTGCCATTATGATGACCGTTATGCTGGTCTGGCATTTCGGAAGCCGTATCAAACGCAGACTTACCCGCTATGTGAGTCTACGCGATCACCTGCCTATTCTAAAGCAACTAAGCAACGATGAGAGCATTCCTAAATACGCCACCAACTTAGTGTATCTAACCTCGTCGACTGATGCCCGACAGGTTGAAGAACACATCATTGACTCAATTCTGGAAGGGCAGCCCAAACGGGCCGACGTGTATTGGCTTATTCACGTCGAACTGGCCGATGACCCCTACACTACTGAGTACTCAATCGACATTCTGGAGCCGGAAGAAGTAGTACGCATAACCTTCCGGTTAGGTTTCCGCGTGCAGCCCCGCATCAATCTGCTGTTCCGAAAAGTGGTTGAAGAGATGGTGCGCTGTGGCGAAGTGAAGTTATTTCCGAAATACCGGCCACTTGGCACGTCTCCTAATTTTATCGGCGACTTTAGATTTATCGTCATCAACCGCTTCCTGTCTTATGAAAATGATTTGACTGCGCTTGATTCTTTTGTGATGAGTAGTTATTTCAGCCTGAAGCGAGTGAGCTTAGCCGACGAACGTGCCTATGGTCTCGACACGCAAAACGTAGAAACCGAGCAGGTACCGCTCATTGTCCGGCCCGCCGAATTTGTGCGCCTTCGTCGGGTAACTACATCTGCAAACGAGCCTACAATCAACTAA
- a CDS encoding porin: MKLIFVAVSLLTVMSSTIAQTPDTTLVSAPTQAATQVMPNSGLALSGYVEAYYSHDFTAPKTAQERSGFTYNHRRNREVNINLAFAKLAYTSERVRGNLALQVGTYAQYNYAAEQELVKNIFEANAGVKLSKTKDLWLDAGIFASHIGFESAISKDCWTLSRSILAENSPYYLSGVKLTYTSANGKWTVLGMATNGWQHIKKVDGYGGMSFTSQVQYRPSDKLTLNWSSFLGSDLPDSLKQTRFFNNFYAIINPQGRFGVILGFDVGTEQKPFVRLAGERIAGYYTWYSPVVIARYKTSDKSYVNGRVEYYDDKNAVIIGIPGFQTTGYSLGYDYAILPNALFRVEGKVYSSQTPIFESSNGLSRTNTSLTTSLAISF; the protein is encoded by the coding sequence ATGAAATTAATTTTTGTGGCCGTATCCTTGCTCACGGTCATGTCATCAACAATCGCTCAAACGCCGGATACAACCCTTGTGTCGGCGCCAACGCAGGCAGCTACTCAGGTTATGCCCAATAGCGGACTGGCGTTATCGGGCTATGTTGAAGCCTATTATTCGCATGATTTTACCGCACCGAAAACCGCGCAGGAGCGATCGGGCTTCACCTACAACCACCGACGCAACCGGGAAGTGAACATCAATCTGGCGTTTGCCAAACTGGCCTACACGTCGGAGCGAGTCCGAGGAAACCTGGCCCTTCAGGTTGGTACGTATGCGCAATACAACTACGCGGCTGAGCAGGAATTAGTCAAAAATATCTTTGAAGCAAACGCGGGGGTGAAGTTGAGTAAAACCAAAGACCTTTGGCTCGATGCGGGTATTTTCGCGTCGCATATTGGGTTTGAGAGTGCTATCTCGAAAGATTGCTGGACACTCAGCCGCAGCATCTTAGCCGAAAATTCGCCCTACTATTTGTCGGGCGTGAAGTTGACGTATACGTCAGCCAATGGCAAATGGACGGTGCTGGGTATGGCTACCAATGGCTGGCAGCACATAAAAAAAGTAGACGGCTACGGTGGTATGTCGTTTACCTCGCAGGTGCAGTACCGGCCCTCGGATAAGCTAACGCTTAACTGGAGCAGCTTTCTTGGCTCCGACCTCCCCGATTCACTAAAACAAACGCGCTTCTTCAATAACTTCTACGCCATCATTAATCCGCAGGGCCGTTTCGGCGTGATTCTGGGCTTTGATGTTGGCACCGAGCAAAAGCCGTTCGTTCGGCTGGCAGGTGAGCGTATCGCGGGCTATTACACATGGTACTCGCCAGTGGTAATTGCCCGCTATAAAACATCGGACAAAAGCTACGTCAACGGTCGGGTGGAATATTACGACGATAAAAATGCGGTCATTATTGGCATTCCGGGTTTTCAAACTACGGGCTACTCGCTCGGTTATGATTATGCCATTTTACCGAATGCCCTGTTCAGGGTAGAGGGGAAAGTTTATTCCAGCCAAACGCCGATTTTTGAGTCAAGCAATGGGCTTAGTCGCACAAATACGAGTTTGACAACGAGTTTAGCCATTTCGTTTTGA
- a CDS encoding potassium-transporting ATPase subunit F, with the protein MLTLLFIVSLLVFAYMLYVLIRPERF; encoded by the coding sequence ATGCTAACACTCCTTTTTATTGTCTCTCTGCTGGTCTTTGCGTATATGCTATACGTACTGATCCGGCCCGAACGCTTCTAA
- a CDS encoding toxin-antitoxin system TumE family protein: MMLPELEPYASLTVSVTERIDQDKEDRLKRRIEIVFIDLSRLVVNEITYFDTNYLRYGYQWLTADNQLLIRWDNAEHHNHIETFPHHRHVGSEENVQPSDPMTLEKVLVFIASQLNAD; the protein is encoded by the coding sequence ATGATGCTCCCTGAACTTGAGCCTTACGCATCGCTAACTGTCAGCGTGACTGAACGCATTGACCAAGACAAGGAAGATCGCTTGAAGCGTCGAATCGAAATTGTTTTCATAGACCTGTCACGATTAGTGGTGAACGAGATTACGTATTTCGACACTAACTACCTCCGCTACGGTTACCAGTGGTTGACGGCTGATAACCAACTCCTCATCCGCTGGGATAATGCTGAACATCACAACCATATTGAAACTTTCCCCCACCACCGGCATGTCGGCTCCGAAGAGAATGTCCAACCCTCCGACCCCATGACGCTGGAGAAAGTACTCGTTTTCATCGCGTCGCAACTCAACGCAGACTGA
- a CDS encoding sigma-54-dependent transcriptional regulator: MSATLLIIDDEPRLRQLLARILQLEGYTVLEAENARTGLKTLEREAVHVVISDVKLPDKNGIELTAQLKQLYPATEIIVLTAYGTIQDGVTAIKNGAFDYITKGDDNDRIIPLVSRAVEKAKLQFRVQQLEAQVNRRHGFDSIIGHSKAIQQPIALARKVAATDATVLLTGETGTGKEVFAQAIHYASPRRSGSFVAVNCGALGKDILESELFGHRAGAFTGATRDQKGLFAEADKGTIFLDEIGEMPLDLQAKLLRVLETHEFLRVGDTKPTKTDVRVIAATNRSLEQEANAGTFRLDLYYRLSVFGIELPSLRDRRDDIPALAELFARQDAAKMGRREIQLSPAFVQKLQQHPWKGNIRELKNVIERAVILADTSELTPDLLPYELQTDITAPDPNVIVDLATLEQQHIWRVLKHTNGQKPEAARLLGIGLTTLYRKIQEYGLD, translated from the coding sequence ATGTCTGCAACCTTGCTCATTATTGACGATGAACCGCGCCTGCGTCAACTGCTTGCCCGGATTCTGCAACTCGAAGGCTATACCGTACTCGAAGCCGAAAACGCCCGCACCGGTCTGAAAACCCTCGAACGCGAAGCCGTACACGTGGTCATCAGCGACGTGAAACTGCCCGATAAAAACGGTATCGAACTTACCGCGCAATTAAAGCAGCTCTACCCGGCCACCGAAATCATTGTACTCACGGCCTATGGCACTATTCAGGACGGTGTAACGGCCATCAAAAACGGCGCGTTTGATTATATCACAAAAGGCGACGACAATGACCGGATTATTCCGCTCGTGAGCCGGGCCGTAGAGAAGGCTAAACTGCAATTTCGGGTGCAGCAACTCGAAGCGCAGGTGAACCGGCGGCATGGGTTTGACAGCATTATCGGTCACTCAAAAGCCATTCAGCAGCCTATTGCACTGGCTCGAAAAGTGGCCGCTACGGATGCCACTGTGCTGCTAACAGGCGAAACCGGCACAGGTAAGGAGGTCTTCGCGCAGGCTATTCACTACGCAAGTCCGCGTCGGAGTGGTTCGTTTGTGGCTGTCAACTGCGGGGCGTTGGGCAAAGACATTCTCGAAAGCGAACTGTTCGGACATCGCGCCGGAGCCTTCACCGGGGCCACCCGCGACCAGAAAGGGCTGTTTGCCGAGGCCGACAAAGGCACCATTTTTTTAGACGAAATCGGCGAAATGCCGCTCGATTTGCAGGCCAAACTCTTACGAGTCCTCGAAACGCACGAGTTTCTGCGCGTGGGCGACACGAAGCCCACTAAAACCGACGTGCGCGTGATTGCCGCCACCAACCGGAGTCTCGAACAGGAAGCCAATGCCGGAACGTTTCGGCTTGATTTATACTATCGCCTGTCGGTATTTGGTATTGAGTTGCCATCCCTGCGCGACCGACGCGACGACATTCCGGCGTTGGCCGAGTTGTTTGCCCGGCAAGACGCGGCTAAGATGGGTCGGCGTGAGATTCAATTGAGTCCGGCGTTTGTGCAGAAACTGCAACAGCACCCCTGGAAGGGTAATATTCGGGAGCTAAAAAACGTAATCGAGCGAGCCGTAATCCTGGCCGATACCAGCGAACTAACACCCGATCTGCTGCCATACGAACTACAAACCGATATAACGGCTCCTGACCCGAACGTGATTGTAGACCTCGCCACACTGGAGCAGCAACACATTTGGCGGGTACTAAAGCATACCAACGGGCAAAAACCCGAAGCTGCCCGCCTGCTGGGAATTGGCCTGACAACGCTGTACCGCAAAATTCAGGAGTATGGTCTGGACTGA
- the kdpB gene encoding potassium-transporting ATPase subunit KdpB codes for MAKQSSPSLFQRELVGTAIRESFMKLNPAILIKNPVMFTVEIGTAVMLAVTIYIALSGDTSQGTLGYNSVITAILLLTILFANFAEAIAEARGKAQAESLRKTRQETPAKVIREVGNMILNEVQVISSAQLKKGDVFMCEPGDIIPSDGEIIEGLATIDESAITGESAPVIREAGGDKSSVTGGTKVLSDKIKVRVTTQPGESFLDKMIALVEGASRQKTPNEIALTILLAGFTLVFIIVCITLHPFAVYANTPITIAALISLFVCLIPTTIGGLLSAIGIAGMDRALRANVIAKSGRAVETAGDIDTLLLDKTGTITIGNRKATNFYTAPGVQQADMIRAAVLSSLADETPEGKSIVELAGSDITQKLSTKGAMLIKFTAETRSSGIDLSNGQRIRKGAVDSIRAIVERAGNTMPAETDAKAKEIAANGGTPLVVAENERVMGVVELQDIIKPGIAERFDRLRKMGVKTVMVTGDNPLTAKFIAEKAGVDDFIAEAKPEDKMQYIRHEQTGGKLVAMMGDGTNDAPALAQADVGVAMNSGTQAAKEAGNMVDLDNDPTKLIEVVEIGKQLLITRGTLTTFSIANDVAKYFAIVPALFVVAIPSLQRMNIMGLHSPESAILSAVIFNAIIIPMLIPLALRGVEYKPIGASALLRRNLFIYGFGGLIAPFVGIKLLDLVVGLFV; via the coding sequence ATGGCAAAACAATCTTCCCCGTCCCTGTTCCAGCGAGAACTCGTTGGAACGGCCATTCGGGAATCGTTCATGAAATTAAATCCGGCGATTCTAATCAAGAACCCGGTCATGTTTACGGTCGAAATCGGTACGGCGGTTATGCTGGCCGTAACGATCTACATCGCGCTGTCGGGCGATACAAGCCAGGGTACGCTGGGCTATAATAGTGTCATCACAGCCATTTTGTTGCTGACGATTTTGTTCGCCAACTTCGCCGAGGCCATTGCCGAAGCGCGGGGTAAAGCACAGGCCGAATCGCTCCGAAAAACGCGGCAGGAAACGCCAGCCAAAGTTATTCGCGAGGTGGGTAACATGATCCTCAACGAAGTGCAGGTAATCTCGTCGGCCCAGCTTAAAAAAGGCGACGTGTTTATGTGCGAACCGGGCGACATCATTCCGTCTGATGGCGAAATCATTGAAGGATTGGCAACGATTGACGAGTCGGCTATCACGGGCGAGTCGGCTCCGGTGATTCGCGAAGCGGGTGGCGATAAATCGTCGGTAACGGGCGGCACGAAGGTCTTGTCCGACAAAATCAAAGTGCGCGTAACAACGCAGCCGGGCGAATCGTTTCTCGACAAAATGATTGCGCTGGTGGAAGGGGCGAGTCGGCAGAAAACGCCGAACGAAATTGCGCTGACAATTCTGCTGGCAGGCTTTACGCTGGTCTTTATCATCGTCTGCATCACGCTGCACCCCTTCGCGGTATACGCCAACACGCCCATCACGATTGCGGCCCTGATTTCGCTGTTCGTTTGCCTTATTCCGACCACCATTGGCGGGCTGCTGTCGGCCATTGGCATTGCCGGTATGGACCGCGCCCTGCGAGCCAACGTAATTGCCAAGTCGGGCCGGGCGGTTGAAACGGCGGGCGATATCGATACGCTGCTGCTCGACAAAACCGGTACGATCACCATTGGCAACCGCAAAGCCACCAACTTCTACACAGCTCCGGGCGTTCAGCAGGCCGACATGATTCGGGCGGCTGTGCTGAGTTCACTGGCCGATGAAACGCCGGAGGGTAAGTCGATTGTAGAGCTGGCCGGGTCAGACATAACGCAGAAACTGAGCACAAAAGGGGCAATGTTGATTAAGTTTACCGCCGAAACGCGCTCGTCGGGCATTGATTTGTCCAATGGTCAACGCATCCGCAAGGGGGCCGTCGATTCAATCCGGGCCATTGTCGAACGGGCTGGCAACACCATGCCTGCCGAGACCGATGCGAAGGCGAAAGAGATTGCTGCCAATGGCGGTACACCACTGGTTGTGGCCGAGAACGAACGCGTGATGGGCGTGGTTGAGTTGCAGGACATCATTAAACCCGGCATTGCCGAACGCTTCGACCGGCTGCGGAAAATGGGCGTCAAAACGGTAATGGTCACGGGCGATAACCCGCTGACAGCTAAGTTTATAGCCGAAAAAGCAGGGGTCGATGATTTTATTGCCGAAGCTAAGCCCGAAGACAAAATGCAGTACATCCGCCATGAGCAAACGGGCGGTAAACTTGTAGCGATGATGGGCGACGGCACCAACGATGCCCCCGCACTGGCGCAGGCCGACGTAGGCGTGGCGATGAACTCTGGTACGCAGGCCGCCAAAGAAGCAGGCAATATGGTCGACCTCGACAACGACCCAACGAAGCTAATCGAAGTAGTGGAAATTGGGAAGCAGTTGCTCATTACACGGGGTACGCTCACCACGTTTAGCATTGCCAATGACGTAGCGAAGTATTTCGCCATTGTGCCAGCCTTGTTTGTGGTTGCCATTCCGTCGTTGCAGCGCATGAACATAATGGGCCTGCACTCGCCTGAGTCGGCAATACTGTCGGCGGTAATTTTCAACGCGATCATCATTCCAATGCTGATTCCGCTGGCACTGCGTGGGGTTGAGTACAAGCCCATTGGTGCGAGTGCATTGCTGCGCCGGAACCTGTTTATTTACGGCTTCGGCGGACTGATAGCCCCGTTTGTAGGAATTAAGCTGCTGGATTTGGTAGTAGGTCTATTTGTATAA
- a CDS encoding sensor protein KdpD, protein MTPNDANAERFLTLIRESRRGKFKVYIGMSAGVGKSYRMLQEAHALLGSGIDVRIGFIETHNRAETVALVDGLPVIPRRRLFYKGRELDEMDVQAIINAHPELVIVDELAHTNIPGSKNEKRWQDVLEILDAGINVISAVNIQHIESLYDEVRDITGIDVTERVPDRVIQLADEVVNIDLTADELIQRLRDGKIYDPAKVQTALANFFQADKILQLRELALREVASAVERKIDLSVPTGGQGRNERFLAAISSNHETARRVIRKTARLAAYYQSRWYVLYVQTPAEAPDRIRLDVQRHLLNNLKLATELGAEVIQAKGNNVVTCLMDEVEKRRITTVCIGKPHFSLAQIILRTFAFNQLLTKLSESDTDLIILS, encoded by the coding sequence ATGACCCCAAACGACGCCAACGCCGAACGTTTCCTAACCCTCATCCGCGAATCACGACGGGGGAAGTTCAAGGTGTATATTGGCATGAGTGCGGGCGTTGGGAAGTCGTACCGGATGTTGCAGGAGGCTCATGCCCTGCTTGGGTCGGGTATCGATGTGAGAATCGGGTTTATTGAAACCCACAACCGGGCCGAAACAGTCGCGCTGGTGGATGGCCTGCCGGTTATTCCCCGGCGCAGGCTGTTTTACAAAGGCCGCGAACTCGATGAGATGGACGTACAGGCCATCATAAACGCTCACCCCGAATTAGTAATCGTCGACGAACTGGCGCACACAAACATTCCCGGCTCAAAAAATGAAAAACGCTGGCAGGACGTACTCGAAATTCTGGACGCCGGCATCAACGTGATTTCGGCGGTGAACATTCAGCACATCGAGAGCCTGTACGACGAAGTGCGTGACATTACGGGCATCGACGTAACCGAGCGCGTGCCTGACCGCGTGATTCAACTGGCCGACGAAGTGGTAAACATCGACCTGACCGCCGACGAACTCATCCAGCGTCTGCGTGACGGAAAAATTTACGACCCCGCCAAAGTGCAAACCGCGCTGGCGAATTTTTTTCAGGCCGACAAAATTTTGCAACTGCGCGAACTGGCCCTGCGCGAAGTGGCATCGGCAGTAGAACGTAAGATTGACCTGAGCGTGCCAACCGGCGGGCAGGGGCGCAACGAGCGATTTCTGGCGGCCATCAGCAGCAACCACGAAACGGCCCGGCGCGTAATTCGGAAAACGGCCCGGCTGGCGGCTTATTACCAGTCGCGCTGGTATGTGCTGTACGTGCAAACGCCCGCCGAAGCACCCGACCGCATTCGGCTCGACGTGCAGCGGCATTTGCTCAATAACCTGAAACTCGCCACCGAACTGGGGGCCGAAGTGATTCAGGCAAAGGGCAATAACGTGGTGACTTGTTTGATGGATGAAGTGGAAAAACGCAGGATTACGACGGTCTGCATCGGTAAACCGCACTTTAGTCTGGCACAGATTATTTTGCGGACGTTTGCCTTCAACCAGCTACTGACTAAACTCTCGGAGTCTGACACGGATTTGATTATACTATCGTGA
- a CDS encoding K(+)-transporting ATPase subunit C: protein MKNHLSPAIRLTLVLLVLLSVIYPLVVAGIATLAPGGGNGVTVSANGRVVGYANIGQSFTEDRYFNSRPSAVDYNAAASAGSNKGPTNPDYLKQVQARIDTFLVHNPNAAPPGVQKADIPAELVTASGSGLDPHLSPAAAKIQVARIAKIRNLSADRLNQLVDEHTEGPLLGLFGPATVHVLKLNSALDALK from the coding sequence ATGAAAAATCATCTTTCGCCAGCCATTCGCCTGACATTGGTGTTGCTGGTACTACTTTCGGTTATTTATCCGCTCGTGGTAGCGGGCATTGCTACATTAGCTCCCGGCGGGGGCAACGGCGTTACGGTTTCGGCCAATGGTCGCGTGGTTGGATATGCCAATATCGGGCAGTCGTTTACAGAAGACCGTTACTTCAACAGCCGTCCTTCGGCAGTTGACTACAACGCGGCTGCCTCCGCTGGCTCGAACAAAGGCCCGACCAACCCCGATTACCTGAAACAGGTGCAGGCCCGCATCGATACGTTTCTGGTGCATAATCCGAACGCGGCACCGCCCGGCGTACAGAAGGCCGATATACCGGCTGAATTAGTTACGGCCTCGGGGTCGGGGCTGGACCCGCACCTGTCGCCTGCTGCGGCAAAAATTCAGGTGGCCCGTATTGCAAAAATCCGCAACCTGTCGGCTGACCGGCTGAATCAGTTGGTGGACGAACACACCGAAGGGCCGCTGCTGGGTTTGTTTGGCCCGGCCACGGTACATGTCCTAAAATTGAATAGTGCGCTCGATGCGCTGAAATAA